In Xanthomonas sp. SI, the following are encoded in one genomic region:
- a CDS encoding type II 3-dehydroquinate dehydratase, whose protein sequence is MSILLLRGPDCVAGHRGRPARIAPRVMRQLLEHAGRAGKTLAVRGCASEGELLHALAQADAAAVEMLLLDPGACSDSAATAAAVAHLGRPYVEVHDDACDQREPCLCAASRQRVGQVGGYCAQSYALALSIALEHLGCNGYEGDVHVGT, encoded by the coding sequence ATGTCGATCCTGTTGTTGCGCGGCCCGGACTGCGTGGCCGGCCATCGCGGCCGCCCGGCGCGCATCGCGCCGCGGGTGATGCGGCAATTGCTCGAGCATGCCGGCCGTGCCGGCAAGACCCTGGCGGTGCGCGGCTGCGCCAGCGAGGGCGAACTGCTGCATGCGCTGGCCCAAGCCGACGCGGCGGCGGTGGAAATGCTGCTGCTGGATCCGGGCGCGTGCTCGGACAGCGCCGCCACCGCCGCGGCGGTCGCGCACCTGGGCCGGCCGTACGTGGAAGTGCACGACGATGCCTGCGACCAGCGCGAACCCTGCCTGTGCGCGGCCTCGCGGCAGCGCGTGGGCCAGGTCGGCGGCTATTGCGCGCAGAGCTACGCGCTGGCCTTGTCGATCGCGCTGGAACACCTGGGCTGCAACGGCTACGAAGGCGATGTCCACGTCGGCACCTGA
- a CDS encoding FAD-dependent oxidoreductase — MHRRHFLRSGALAAATFGAGPLLAQPRRDAAMPQPAPTRPILPATPAPSAAFAVPAPLAPIRASADRIVALHACTRPFRAQGPRIEAERIGRKTVIHNYGHGGSGWSLSWGSAAIATQLARATGQTQLAVIGCGAIGLTTALVAQRAGLRVRIYARERPPEVRSSFATGVWSPDSRVCTSAYATPEFGRRWERMARTSFDMYQNLLGLPGDPIEWRDGYVLSDVPFDQPSGHGGNGEPDYPALEAQYLADLGPHSQPLAAGQHPFRVAHVRRYTQLVFNISAYARLLLDDFLAAGGEIETREFASPRQFADLREKTLVNATGYGARALLGDDSLVPVRGQTARLVPQPEVNYGLVYRGHNLNVVPRRDGILVQAQADGDFGNPDATPDRAASEAAVARLATLFA, encoded by the coding sequence ATGCACCGACGACACTTCCTGCGCAGCGGCGCACTGGCCGCCGCCACGTTCGGTGCCGGTCCTCTGCTCGCGCAGCCGCGGCGCGATGCCGCGATGCCGCAGCCAGCGCCGACCCGGCCGATCCTCCCCGCAACGCCCGCTCCCAGCGCCGCCTTCGCCGTGCCGGCGCCGCTGGCGCCGATCCGCGCCAGCGCCGACCGCATCGTCGCGCTGCACGCGTGCACGCGTCCGTTCCGCGCGCAAGGGCCGCGCATCGAGGCCGAGCGCATCGGCCGCAAGACCGTGATCCACAACTACGGCCATGGCGGCAGCGGCTGGTCGCTGTCGTGGGGATCGGCGGCGATCGCCACGCAGCTGGCGCGCGCCACCGGCCAGACCCAACTGGCGGTGATCGGCTGCGGCGCGATCGGCCTGACCACCGCGCTGGTCGCGCAGCGCGCCGGGCTGCGCGTGCGCATCTACGCCAGGGAGCGGCCGCCGGAAGTGCGTTCTTCCTTCGCCACCGGGGTGTGGTCGCCGGATTCGCGGGTGTGCACTAGCGCCTACGCCACGCCCGAGTTCGGGCGGCGCTGGGAACGGATGGCGCGCACCTCGTTCGACATGTACCAGAACCTGCTCGGCCTGCCTGGCGATCCGATCGAGTGGCGCGACGGCTACGTGCTGTCGGATGTGCCGTTCGACCAGCCCAGCGGCCATGGCGGCAACGGCGAACCCGACTACCCAGCGCTGGAGGCGCAGTATCTGGCCGACCTCGGCCCGCACTCGCAGCCGCTGGCGGCAGGCCAGCATCCGTTCCGGGTGGCGCATGTGCGCCGCTACACGCAACTGGTGTTCAACATCAGCGCCTATGCGCGGCTGCTGCTGGACGATTTCCTCGCCGCCGGCGGCGAGATCGAAACGCGCGAGTTCGCAAGCCCGCGCCAGTTCGCCGACCTGCGCGAGAAGACCCTGGTCAACGCCACCGGTTATGGCGCGCGCGCCCTGCTCGGCGACGACAGCCTGGTGCCGGTGCGCGGACAGACCGCGCGGCTGGTGCCGCAGCCGGAAGTGAACTACGGGCTGGTCTATCGCGGCCACAACCTCAACGTGGTGCCGCGCCGCGACGGGATCCTGGTGCAGGCGCAGGCCGACGGCGATTTCGGCAACCCAGATGCCACTCCGGATCGCGCCGCCTCCGAGGCGGCGGTGGCGCGGCTTGCTACGCTGTTCGCGTAA
- a CDS encoding TonB-dependent siderophore receptor, translated as MKLHPLPLACLLGMAASPAARAADTADTAQATALPAVQVRAEAADTGFRSTKPAQSDKSDTPLAQTPFSITVVPRALLDSQQAQTLADALHNVSGVVANTYGRRGWDDLIIRGQTASDSLFVDGLRTASNNRVAEQLFGMQQVEVLKGPASLLYGQVLPGGLVNLVSKRPEPAPLRRAELGVGSDGLREGSFDLNQPLSANGKVALRLNGLAMNSDDPTDHVYFRSRWIAPSLSLDLGERTDFVLLTSYQERDYIRQQGLPWEGSAEANPNGRIARSLFTGEPTQPPYHSHQSRIGYVLEHRFDNGWTLHHAARWQAFGLDGFIIANNGLAADLRTLRRTATDQHFDGRTWVQDTYLQRGFATGAWQHTLTAGVDAFKTWEWNVQSTCRVGTLDVYAPVYGGAVTCPATPSRDNLSVVTSGGLYLRDRIQFTPDWQLLLGMRHDRSRNLSEDHLTDTNTRNDASATTGSAALMFDAGGGLHPYASVATSFYPNVGTDAQGAQFDPERGRQVELGLKMELDAGTSLSMALYDLRRRNVLQSDPFNDGYSIAVGEQRSRGVELNAAADLGSGVSLFAGYAYTDAVVTDDGEQSVTTVGDRLYNVPKHSGSLWLQYAPHGVDDGWTFSGGARAEGEKTAYGHRIPGYAVFDAGLAYRQGHWRYALNLKNAFDRDYFAGGLQRAVALGDPRTLLFSVGVDY; from the coding sequence ATGAAACTGCACCCCCTCCCGCTCGCCTGCCTGCTCGGCATGGCGGCTTCCCCGGCTGCGCGCGCGGCCGATACCGCCGATACCGCGCAGGCCACCGCACTGCCGGCGGTGCAGGTCCGCGCCGAGGCGGCCGACACCGGCTTCCGCAGCACCAAGCCCGCGCAGTCCGACAAGTCGGATACGCCGCTGGCGCAGACGCCGTTCTCGATCACCGTGGTGCCGCGCGCGCTGCTGGACAGCCAGCAGGCGCAGACCCTGGCCGATGCCTTGCACAACGTCTCCGGCGTGGTCGCCAACACCTATGGCCGGCGCGGCTGGGACGACCTGATCATCCGCGGCCAGACCGCGTCCGACTCGCTGTTCGTCGACGGCCTGCGCACCGCCTCCAACAACCGCGTCGCCGAACAGCTGTTCGGCATGCAGCAGGTGGAAGTGCTGAAGGGCCCGGCCTCGCTGCTGTACGGCCAGGTGCTGCCGGGCGGGCTGGTCAACCTGGTCAGCAAGCGGCCCGAACCGGCGCCGCTGCGCCGCGCCGAACTGGGCGTCGGCAGCGACGGCCTGCGCGAGGGCAGCTTCGACCTCAACCAGCCGCTGTCGGCCAACGGCAAGGTCGCGCTGCGGCTCAATGGCCTGGCGATGAATTCCGACGATCCCACCGACCACGTGTATTTCCGCAGCCGCTGGATCGCCCCGTCGCTGTCGCTGGACCTGGGCGAACGCACCGACTTCGTGCTCCTCACCAGTTACCAGGAACGCGACTACATCCGCCAGCAGGGCCTGCCCTGGGAAGGCAGCGCCGAGGCCAATCCGAACGGCAGGATCGCTCGCTCGCTGTTCACCGGCGAACCCACCCAGCCGCCGTACCACAGCCACCAGAGCCGCATCGGCTACGTGCTGGAGCATCGCTTCGACAACGGCTGGACCCTGCACCACGCGGCACGCTGGCAGGCATTCGGGTTGGACGGCTTCATCATCGCCAACAACGGCCTGGCCGCCGACCTGCGCACGCTGCGCCGTACCGCCACCGACCAACACTTCGACGGACGCACCTGGGTACAGGACACCTACCTGCAGCGCGGCTTCGCCACCGGCGCCTGGCAGCACACGCTGACCGCCGGCGTGGACGCGTTCAAGACCTGGGAATGGAACGTGCAGTCCACCTGCCGGGTCGGCACGCTGGACGTGTACGCGCCGGTCTATGGCGGCGCGGTCACCTGCCCGGCCACGCCCAGCCGCGACAACCTCAGCGTGGTCACCTCCGGCGGCCTGTATCTGCGCGACCGCATCCAGTTCACGCCCGACTGGCAGCTGCTGCTGGGCATGCGCCACGACCGCAGCCGCAACCTCAGCGAGGACCACCTCACCGACACCAACACGCGCAACGATGCCAGCGCCACCACCGGCTCGGCCGCGCTGATGTTCGATGCCGGCGGCGGGCTGCACCCCTATGCCAGCGTCGCCACCTCGTTCTATCCCAACGTCGGCACCGACGCGCAGGGCGCGCAGTTCGATCCCGAGCGCGGCCGCCAGGTGGAGCTGGGGCTGAAGATGGAACTGGACGCGGGCACCAGCCTGAGCATGGCCCTGTACGACCTGCGCCGGCGCAACGTGCTGCAGAGCGATCCGTTCAACGACGGCTACAGCATCGCGGTCGGCGAGCAGCGCAGCCGTGGCGTGGAACTCAATGCCGCCGCCGACCTGGGCAGCGGCGTCAGCCTGTTCGCCGGCTACGCCTACACCGACGCGGTAGTCACCGACGATGGCGAACAGAGCGTCACCACCGTCGGCGACCGTCTGTACAACGTGCCCAAGCACAGCGGCTCGCTGTGGCTGCAGTACGCGCCGCACGGCGTGGACGACGGCTGGACGTTCAGCGGCGGCGCGCGCGCCGAAGGCGAGAAGACCGCCTACGGCCATCGCATTCCCGGCTATGCGGTGTTCGACGCCGGACTCGCCTACCGCCAAGGCCATTGGCGTTACGCCTTGAACCTGAAGAACGCGTTCGATCGCGACTACTTCGCCGGCGGCCTGCAGCGCGCAGTGGCACTGGGCGATCCGCGCACGCTGCTGTTCTCGGTGGGCGTGGATTACTGA
- a CDS encoding oxygenase MpaB family protein yields the protein MSAMLRTLTAPAAARIRNWVLDVFPRGQGGIDYDQPLGDAGLFGPDSVTWRIHAEFPGMLAGGLCALLLQTLHPLALAGVYDHSNFREDLVGRLRRTTQFVAATSYAPVAEAQRLIARVRSIHARIRGHTPDGRAYAADDPALLTWVHVTEAYGFLQGYRRYCRAVPVAIADRYYAEGRRVAEALGAQAVPASEREVLEYFAQVRPQLLMDARSREVLAVLAGLRLPVPAAGLSRELFLGAGAALLPPWASAMLGHGRLQRAQAAASSRVLRGLAPLFRIALNDGIAQRACRRVGIASQQLAQWPE from the coding sequence ATGAGTGCCATGCTGCGTACCCTCACCGCTCCCGCCGCCGCCCGGATCCGCAACTGGGTGCTGGACGTGTTCCCGCGTGGCCAGGGCGGGATCGACTACGACCAGCCGCTCGGCGATGCCGGCCTGTTCGGCCCCGACAGCGTCACCTGGCGCATCCATGCCGAATTCCCCGGCATGCTCGCCGGCGGCCTGTGCGCGCTGCTGCTGCAGACCCTGCATCCGCTGGCGCTGGCCGGCGTCTACGACCATTCCAACTTCCGCGAGGATCTGGTCGGGCGCCTGCGCCGCACCACCCAGTTCGTCGCCGCCACCAGCTATGCGCCGGTGGCCGAAGCGCAGCGCCTGATCGCGCGCGTGCGCAGCATCCACGCGCGGATCCGCGGCCACACGCCCGACGGCCGCGCCTATGCCGCCGACGATCCGGCGCTGCTGACCTGGGTCCACGTCACCGAGGCCTACGGCTTCCTGCAGGGCTATCGCCGCTACTGCCGCGCGGTGCCGGTCGCCATCGCCGATCGCTACTACGCCGAGGGCCGGCGCGTGGCCGAGGCGCTGGGCGCGCAGGCGGTGCCGGCCAGCGAGCGCGAGGTGCTGGAGTACTTCGCGCAGGTGCGCCCGCAGCTGTTGATGGATGCGCGATCGCGCGAGGTGCTCGCGGTGCTGGCCGGGCTGCGCCTGCCGGTGCCGGCGGCGGGCCTGTCGCGCGAGCTGTTCCTCGGCGCCGGCGCCGCGCTGCTGCCGCCATGGGCGAGCGCGATGCTCGGGCACGGGCGCCTGCAACGTGCGCAGGCCGCGGCCTCGTCGCGGGTGCTGCGAGGGCTGGCGCCGCTGTTCCGCATTGCGCTCAACGATGGCATCGCGCAGCGCGCCTGCCGCCGCGTCGGCATCGCCTCGCAGCAGTTGGCGCAGTGGCCGGAGTGA
- a CDS encoding EAL domain-containing protein yields MQRRFSAADKLYDVRFRQRLRRALRAPLRAILVWGLGLALLLVCGLAYVLVQDRDNRLAAAQRQSLALATGADRLLQLELDNLSQTLRGEGMGAQALLADAPARAPALIEASLHGVLLRHPELHGIALLDAQGRRRYGAEGDPNVRGWALGSRRNGDQVFVGPYQRLADGEAVVRLALPLASGDWVVASWRVAALQRIVGGVDAGRDGVVALTDTHGLLLAASSPAAGATGTRVLLPLGLVRGLPQGSALGMHRSLFDQQPRMLAVSGGRDYPLLAVSGLAVREALAPWWWFAGAAALVYLLYLLGFAFLLGSLRRAEGRQRQLLERLRRGDEDLRLAHAMGGIGTWRIEADRRHLLLAEQTGTLFGAPQLRMPLSAFLALVHDDDRARVQQLYDEALHGNGEYNVVYRMHSPDGGLRWLAARGARVQGRDGLCMTGAVQDVSERLEAQARLFDAERQFRLVFERNPLPFWLFAVDSLRFLEVNQAAIRQYGYSRDEFLGMTLLDLRPPSEAERLLADVRKPRDGFDAPSVWTHRRKDGSLLSVRVHSADVDFGGVPARLILAEDVSERVAHERELAFRASHDVTTGLLDPRALAEALDARGQTGYAVAYVQVRGLALIGDTLGRAAGDAVRCAVAARLRALGERFGLTAHQPSQDFVLAVLDPQQLPQALQALLEAMSTPVQGGAFTQQLQAHIGVALCPDDAAGAEDAIGSAAQAAHAAQADGRSVARFERSMSARIGERLRLAGRIHQAIARQEFELHFQPILRADTGAPRLLEALIRWPQDDGSFIAPDQFIQLCEDTGLILPLGRWVMQAAAQARSQLALYGWADLPVAVNVSALQFFDGDLVADLAQACAAAGLAADGLHLELTESSLMRQPQQALDVLRQLRALGVGVALDDVGTGFSSMAYLRDLPLDTLKIDRSFVADVHRDARNASICEALLTLGRSLGLQVVAEGVENDAQLQWLRAHGCDQVQGYLLGRPAPLAQVLAALGTRDAQDAQDAVTA; encoded by the coding sequence ATGCAGCGCCGTTTCTCCGCCGCCGACAAGCTCTACGACGTCCGCTTCAGGCAGCGGCTGCGGCGCGCGTTGCGTGCGCCGTTGCGCGCGATCCTGGTCTGGGGCCTGGGCTTGGCGCTGCTGCTGGTGTGCGGGCTGGCCTATGTGCTGGTGCAGGACCGCGACAACCGCCTGGCCGCCGCGCAGCGGCAGAGCCTGGCGCTGGCGACGGGTGCCGACCGTCTGCTGCAGCTTGAGCTGGACAACCTAAGCCAGACGCTGCGCGGCGAAGGCATGGGCGCGCAGGCGCTGCTGGCCGACGCGCCGGCACGCGCGCCGGCATTGATCGAGGCATCGCTGCACGGCGTGCTGCTGCGCCATCCGGAACTGCATGGCATTGCGTTGCTGGATGCGCAGGGCCGGCGCCGCTACGGTGCGGAGGGCGATCCGAACGTGCGCGGATGGGCGCTGGGCTCGCGCCGCAATGGCGATCAGGTGTTCGTCGGCCCGTATCAACGCCTGGCCGACGGCGAAGCGGTGGTGCGCCTCGCGTTGCCGCTGGCGTCGGGCGATTGGGTGGTGGCGAGCTGGCGGGTCGCGGCATTGCAGCGCATCGTCGGCGGGGTCGATGCCGGCCGCGACGGCGTGGTCGCGCTGACCGATACGCATGGCCTGCTGCTGGCGGCCAGCAGTCCCGCTGCCGGCGCCACCGGCACCCGCGTGCTGCTGCCGTTGGGCCTGGTGCGGGGGTTGCCGCAGGGCAGTGCGCTGGGCATGCACCGCAGCCTGTTCGACCAACAGCCACGCATGCTGGCGGTCAGCGGTGGGCGCGACTATCCGTTGCTGGCGGTGTCCGGGCTGGCGGTGCGCGAAGCGCTGGCGCCGTGGTGGTGGTTCGCTGGCGCTGCGGCGCTGGTGTATCTGCTGTATCTGCTCGGTTTCGCCTTCCTGCTGGGCAGCCTGCGCCGTGCCGAGGGCCGCCAGCGGCAGTTGCTGGAGCGCCTGCGCCGCGGCGACGAGGACTTGCGCCTGGCGCACGCGATGGGCGGCATCGGCACCTGGCGGATCGAGGCCGACCGGCGCCACCTGCTGCTGGCCGAACAGACCGGGACCTTGTTCGGGGCGCCGCAGCTGCGCATGCCCCTGAGCGCGTTCCTGGCCCTGGTGCACGACGACGATCGCGCGCGGGTCCAGCAGCTGTACGACGAGGCGCTGCACGGCAACGGCGAATACAACGTGGTGTACCGCATGCATTCGCCCGATGGCGGCCTGCGCTGGCTGGCCGCGCGCGGTGCGCGGGTGCAGGGCCGCGACGGGCTGTGCATGACCGGTGCGGTGCAGGACGTCAGCGAGCGGCTCGAGGCGCAGGCGCGGCTGTTCGACGCCGAGCGTCAGTTCCGCCTGGTGTTCGAGCGCAACCCGCTGCCGTTCTGGCTGTTCGCGGTGGACAGCCTGCGTTTCCTGGAAGTGAACCAGGCCGCGATCCGCCAGTACGGCTACAGCCGCGACGAATTCCTGGGCATGACCCTGCTCGACCTGCGCCCGCCCAGCGAGGCCGAACGGTTGCTGGCGGACGTACGCAAGCCGCGCGACGGCTTCGACGCGCCCAGCGTGTGGACCCACCGGCGCAAGGACGGCAGCCTGCTGTCGGTGCGGGTGCACAGCGCGGACGTCGACTTCGGCGGCGTGCCGGCGCGCCTGATCCTGGCCGAGGACGTCAGCGAGCGCGTCGCCCACGAGCGCGAACTGGCATTCCGCGCCAGCCACGACGTCACCACCGGGCTGCTCGATCCGCGCGCCCTGGCCGAGGCGCTGGATGCGCGTGGGCAAACGGGCTATGCGGTGGCGTACGTGCAGGTGCGCGGACTGGCGCTGATCGGCGACACCCTGGGCCGCGCCGCCGGCGATGCGGTGCGCTGCGCGGTGGCGGCGCGGTTGCGCGCACTGGGCGAACGCTTCGGCCTGACCGCGCACCAGCCGTCGCAGGATTTCGTGCTGGCGGTACTGGATCCGCAGCAGCTGCCGCAGGCGCTGCAGGCCTTGCTCGAGGCGATGTCCACGCCGGTGCAGGGCGGCGCCTTCACCCAGCAACTGCAGGCGCACATCGGCGTGGCGCTGTGTCCGGACGACGCCGCGGGCGCCGAGGACGCCATCGGCAGCGCCGCGCAGGCCGCGCATGCGGCGCAGGCCGACGGGCGCAGCGTCGCCCGCTTCGAGCGCAGCATGTCCGCACGCATCGGCGAGCGCCTGCGCCTGGCCGGGCGCATCCATCAGGCGATCGCGCGGCAGGAGTTCGAACTGCATTTCCAGCCGATCCTGCGCGCCGATACCGGCGCGCCGCGGCTGCTCGAGGCGCTGATCCGCTGGCCGCAGGACGATGGCAGCTTCATCGCCCCCGACCAGTTCATCCAGCTGTGCGAGGACACCGGGTTGATCCTGCCGCTCGGCCGCTGGGTGATGCAGGCCGCCGCGCAGGCGCGTAGCCAGCTGGCGCTGTACGGCTGGGCCGACCTGCCGGTGGCGGTGAACGTGTCGGCGTTGCAGTTCTTCGACGGCGACCTGGTCGCGGACCTGGCGCAGGCCTGCGCCGCGGCCGGCCTGGCTGCCGACGGCCTGCACCTGGAACTGACCGAGAGCAGCCTGATGCGGCAACCGCAGCAGGCATTGGACGTGCTGCGGCAGCTGCGCGCGCTGGGCGTGGGCGTGGCGCTGGACGACGTCGGCACCGGCTTCTCCAGCATGGCCTACCTGCGCGACCTGCCATTGGACACGCTGAAGATCGATCGCAGCTTCGTCGCCGACGTGCATCGCGATGCGCGCAACGCCTCGATCTGCGAGGCCTTGCTGACGCTGGGCCGCAGCCTGGGCCTGCAGGTGGTCGCCGAAGGCGTGGAGAACGACGCGCAGTTGCAGTGGCTGCGCGCGCACGGCTGCGACCAGGTACAGGGCTATCTGCTGGGCCGGCCGGCGCCGCTGGCGCAGGTGCTCGCCGCGCTGGGCACGCGCGACGCGCAGGACGCGCAGGACGCAGTCACAGCATGA
- a CDS encoding histidine kinase produces MFSSVSLILRLLCAWVAAVIVAGFVWSGLFYGMENRPGWFFGLLAMLLILSALVAGITHLRRVWLIAGRLDNATLSSRQRRQIEIPLDTREAFALVAAAVRELPRVEEIESAADSLQVRAKVRRIDPYNGRTPSRWNLAARFAVKRNQVLATLAPGAGTSSLTLLLEPDASAWIDLFAVDEGSNYENAEALSRAVARRVAELRRDEQAAAKQAATDQELTVARLNLLHAQVEPHFLYNTLASAQVLARTDPPRADLMLGYLIQYLRRSLPSAEDALSSLGEELERTQAYLEILKIRMGARLQLELQVPEAMKSLPLPSMMLQTLVENAIKHGLEPKPGGGTVWILARAFDDHVTITVADDGLGFNTQSSGTGIGLKNLRERLRLTYAGAATFAIVSNFPSGVAATITLPSPQPPSSPPAPPPTGAGHG; encoded by the coding sequence ATGTTTTCCAGCGTGTCCCTGATCCTCCGCCTGCTGTGCGCCTGGGTGGCGGCGGTGATCGTCGCCGGCTTCGTCTGGAGCGGCCTGTTCTACGGCATGGAAAACCGGCCCGGCTGGTTCTTCGGCCTGCTGGCGATGCTGCTGATACTGTCGGCGCTGGTCGCCGGCATCACCCATCTGCGCCGGGTCTGGCTGATCGCCGGGCGGCTGGACAACGCCACCCTGTCCAGCCGCCAGCGCCGCCAGATCGAGATCCCGCTGGACACCCGCGAGGCGTTCGCGCTGGTCGCTGCGGCGGTGCGCGAACTGCCGCGGGTGGAAGAGATCGAGAGCGCCGCCGACAGCCTGCAGGTGCGCGCCAAGGTGCGCCGCATCGACCCGTACAACGGCCGCACGCCGTCGCGCTGGAACCTGGCCGCGCGCTTCGCGGTCAAGCGCAATCAGGTGCTGGCGACGCTTGCACCCGGCGCCGGCACCAGCAGTCTGACCTTGCTGCTGGAACCCGACGCCAGCGCCTGGATCGACCTGTTCGCGGTCGACGAGGGCAGCAACTACGAGAACGCCGAGGCATTGAGCCGTGCGGTGGCGCGCCGCGTCGCCGAGTTGCGCCGCGACGAGCAGGCCGCCGCCAAGCAGGCGGCCACCGATCAGGAGCTGACCGTGGCGCGGCTGAATCTGCTGCACGCGCAGGTCGAGCCGCACTTTCTGTACAACACGCTGGCCAGCGCGCAGGTGCTGGCGCGCACCGATCCGCCGCGCGCCGACCTGATGCTCGGCTACCTGATCCAGTACCTGCGCCGCTCGCTGCCCAGCGCCGAGGACGCACTGAGTTCGCTTGGCGAAGAGCTGGAACGCACCCAGGCCTACCTGGAGATCCTCAAGATCCGCATGGGCGCGCGGCTGCAGCTGGAACTGCAGGTGCCGGAGGCGATGAAGAGCCTGCCGCTGCCGTCGATGATGCTGCAGACCCTGGTCGAGAACGCAATCAAGCATGGCCTGGAACCCAAGCCCGGCGGCGGCACGGTCTGGATCCTGGCGCGCGCGTTCGACGACCACGTCACCATCACCGTCGCCGACGACGGCCTGGGCTTCAACACCCAGTCCAGCGGCACCGGCATCGGCCTGAAGAACCTGCGCGAGCGCTTGCGCCTGACCTATGCCGGCGCGGCCACGTTCGCCATCGTGTCCAACTTCCCCAGCGGCGTGGCCGCGACGATCACCTTGCCGTCTCCGCAGCCGCCGTCGTCACCCCCGGCGCCGCCGCCGACAGGAGCCGGTCATGGTTGA
- a CDS encoding LytTR family DNA-binding domain-containing protein, with amino-acid sequence MVDAVIAEDEELLRTALVGLLGEVWPQLRIVAECEDGASALERLAEHQPDVAFLDIRMPGLSGIEVARALGELSPRTQVVFVTAYDQYAIDAFEQGAVDYLLKPIVRERLQATVQRLQARAAQGPDVAVLDALLQRLGQRPPSPAAPPPLAWITANSGRETRLILLDDVIYFQADNKYTTVLTRDGEALLRTPLRELLDVLDPAAFRQIHRSTIVNLKAVASVVRDDTGKGRMKLRHRDEVLTVSLPYMSLFRGM; translated from the coding sequence ATGGTTGATGCCGTCATCGCCGAAGACGAGGAACTGCTGCGCACCGCATTGGTCGGGCTACTCGGCGAGGTCTGGCCGCAGCTGCGCATCGTCGCCGAATGCGAGGACGGCGCCAGTGCGCTGGAGCGACTGGCCGAGCACCAGCCGGACGTGGCCTTCCTGGACATCCGCATGCCCGGCCTGAGCGGCATCGAGGTGGCGCGCGCGCTGGGCGAATTGAGCCCGCGCACGCAGGTGGTGTTCGTCACCGCCTACGACCAGTACGCGATCGATGCGTTCGAGCAGGGCGCGGTGGACTACCTGCTCAAGCCGATCGTGCGCGAGCGCCTGCAGGCGACCGTGCAGCGGCTGCAGGCCCGCGCCGCGCAGGGGCCGGACGTGGCGGTGCTGGATGCGCTGCTGCAACGCCTGGGACAGCGCCCGCCATCGCCCGCCGCGCCGCCGCCGCTGGCCTGGATCACCGCCAACAGCGGCCGCGAGACGCGGCTGATCCTGCTCGACGACGTGATCTATTTCCAGGCCGACAACAAATACACCACGGTGCTGACCCGCGACGGCGAAGCGCTGCTGCGCACGCCGCTGCGCGAGCTGCTGGACGTGCTGGATCCGGCCGCGTTCCGGCAGATCCACCGTTCCACCATCGTCAATCTGAAGGCGGTGGCCTCGGTGGTCCGCGACGACACCGGCAAGGGCCGGATGAAGCTGCGCCACCGCGACGAAGTGCTGACCGTCAGCTTGCCGTACATGAGTCTGTTTCGCGGCATGTAA